A single window of Salvia splendens isolate huo1 chromosome 8, SspV2, whole genome shotgun sequence DNA harbors:
- the LOC121743200 gene encoding DEAD-box ATP-dependent RNA helicase 52C-like, protein MRTSWADAVENSPTGPPGNAGIAALKSAYVPPHLRNRPPASSVAAPPSGNDGFENARSTGGSQLPASRPDYGRRGYGGGGRGGGGWGGRDRVVNPFGKDDAAAADTEPAFNEQENTGINFDAYEDIAVETSGQNIPPPVTTFAEIDLGDALNLNIKRCKYVKPTPVQRYTIPISLAGRDLMACAQTGSGKTAAFCFPIISGIMRGHIANRPQGTRTVFPLALILSPTRELSVQIHEEARKFSYQTGVRVVVTYGGAPMHQQLRELERGVDILVATPGRLVDLLERAKVSLKMIRYLALDEADRMLDMGFEPQIRKIVEEADMPRPGERQTMLFSATFPKEIQRLASDFLSNYIFLAVGRVGSSTGLIVQRVEYVREADKRSHLMDLLHAQRDSGIQGKQALTLVFVETKKGADALEHWLCLNEFPATTIHGDRTQQEREFALRSFKSGRTPILVATDVAARGLDIPHVSHVINFDLPNDIDDYVHRIGRTGRAGKSGLATAFFNEKNMSMAKGLGELMKEANQEVPEWLTRFAGRPSYGGGKGRHGGGRFGGRDFRRDSSSNRSGSGHDYYRGGGGGGGYGNYGGGMGPGVSSAWD, encoded by the exons ATGAGGACTTCATGGGCGGATGCTGTTGAGAATTCACCAACTGGACCTCCTGGTAATGCTGGCATTGCTGCACTTAAGTCGGCATATGTTCCACCGCACCTTCGGAACAGACCGCCCGCGTCATCTGTGGCTGCCCCACCGTCAGGCAATGATGGGTTTGAGAATGCTAGAAGCACCGGTGGCTCGCAATTGCCTGCTTCTAGGCCTGATTATGGGCGTCGTGGATATGGTGGTGGAGgtcgtggtggtggtggttgggGTGGCAGGGACCGGGTGGTCAATCCTTTTGGCAAAGATGATGCGGCTGCTGCTGATACGGAGCCTGCGTTTAACGAGCAGGAGAATACAGGCATTAACTTTGATGCGTATGAGGATATTGCTGTGGAGACGAGTGGGCAAAATATACCACCTCCAGTGACTACGTTTGCTGAGATAGATTTGGGGGATGCacttaatttgaatattaagAGGTGTAAATATGTGAAGCCGACCCCTGTTCAGCGGTACACGATTCCCATTTCTCTGGCGGGACGAGATTTGATGGCTTGCGCTCAAACAGGGTCTGGAAAGACCGCCGCTTTCTGCTTTCCCATTATCAGTGGAATTATGAGAGGACATATTGCAAACAGACCACAGGGAACTCGGACTGTTTTCCCGCTTGCGCTTATTCTCTCACCAACAAGAGAGCTCTCAGTGCAG ATACATGAGGAGGCTAGAAAATTCTCCTATCAAACTGGTGTTAGGGTGGTTGTTACTTATGGAGGAGCGCCAATGCACCAGCAG CTCCGCGAACTTGAGCGAGGGGTTGATATACTGGTGGCAACTCCTGGAAGATTGGTTGATTTGCTAGAGAGAGCTAAAGTTTCACTGAAAATGATAAGATATCTAGCTCTTGATGAGGCAGATAGAATGCTCGATATGGGTTTTGAGCCTCAGATCAGAAAGATAGTGGAAGAAGCAGACATGCCTCGTCCTGGCGAACGACAGACAATGTTGTTTAGTGCCACCTTCCCAAAAGAGATCCAG AGACTGGCGTCAGATTTTCTTTCAAATTACATCTTTTTGGCAGTTGGGAGGGTTGGTTCTAGTACCGGCTTAATCGTTCAAAGAGTTGAATATGTTCGTGAGGCTGACAAGAGGAGCCACTTGATGGATCTTCTTCATGCACAGAGGGACAGCGGAATTCAGGGAAAG CAAGCTCTTACTTTGGTATTTGTGGAAACAAAGAAGGGAGCTGACGCATTGGAACATTGGTTGTGTCTTAATGAATTTCCTGCTACTACTATTCATGGGGACAGGACGCAACAG GAAAGAGAGTTTGCACTGAGATCTTTTAAGAGTGGAAGAACACCTATTTTAGTTGCAACAGATGTGGCAGCTCGGGGGCTTGACATTCCACATGTTTCTCATGTAATCAACTTTGACCTCCCAAACGACATTGATGATTATGTCCACCGTATAGGACGTACTGGACGTGCTGGAAAATCAGGGCTTGCCACAGCATTCTTTAATGAGAAAAACATGTCAATGGCCAAGGGTTTAGGTGAGTTAATGAAGGAAGCAAATCAGGAGGTGCCTGAGTGGCTGACTCGGTTTGCAGGCCGTCCTTCATACGGAGGAGGTAAAGGTAGGCATGGTGGAGGACGTTTTGGTGGTCGTGACTTTAGGAGAGATTCCTCGTCTAACAGAAGTGGAAGtggacatgattattacagaggaggaggaggtggtggtggttatGGAAATTATGGCGGAGGAATGGGACCTGGGGTTAGCAGTGCTTGGGACTAA
- the LOC121743494 gene encoding uncharacterized protein LOC121743494: MDPPTDDIELKPETLEEEIEGGPLFHCDFCDADVVDKVAQSFLPGLASACVDNTTGGLFKTPANVAVEIRKEMVENLVQRSENFVAESVVLEGVGDVEVSADSYDIISDFVDDFVHSKRNFFSRVSGWILSEKREDWIDDLVQEMEINGFWLLNRRSTVAQTLLKNLDFRNTYHCNMNFKSPGDLEKHKLSCGFRTLSCGNEGCDSSFSAAQMEHHDSTCAFKMLSCEQKCADIIMRREMDRHCITTCPMKLVKCPFQSVGCQSTVPQRTIEQHRSDNIPSRLLYILQVSHKGESLEALKQRVQELEKVASPGRLASARDARSMAYVVKDLEAKLGPIKVHTEKKSDEDVKDLIDLREEKTNIEAKQVRFDAEKEAIGISESSRTPNESFN; this comes from the exons ATGGATCCACCAACTGATGATATCGAGCTTAAACCCGAGACActtgaagaagaaatagagGGTGGACCTTTGTTTCATTGTGATTTTTGCGATGCTGACGTTGTTGATAAAGTAGCTCAGTCATTTCTGCCTGGTTTGGCTTCGGCATGTGTTGACAACACAACCGGAGGTCTCTTTAAGACCCCTGCAAATGTGGCTGTTGAAATCAGGAAAGAAATGGTCGAGAATCTTGTCCAACGAAGTGAAAATTTTGTGGCTGAATCGGTTGTTTTAGAAGGCGTTGGGGATGTGGAAGTATCAGCAGACTCGTACGATATTATATCTgattttgttgatgattttgtgCATTCGAAAAGAAATTTCTTCAGTCGAGTTTCGGGATGGATACTGAGCGAGAAAAGAGAAGACTGGATAGATGATCTCGTACAGGAGATGGAAATAAATGGATTTTGGTTGCTGAACCGGAGGAGCACAGTTGCGCAGACGCTCTTGAAAAATCTCGATTTCAGAAACACATATCATTGCAACATGAATTTCAAGTCCCCGGGAGATTTAGAAAAGCACAAGCTGAGCTGCGGTTTTAGGACATTGTCCTGCGGTAATGAGGGATGCGATTCTTCATTTAGTGCGGCTCAGATGGAGCATCATGATTCTACGTGTGCTTTTAAAATGCTTTCGTGCGAGCAGAAGTGCGCGGACATCATAATGAGACGCGAGATGGACAGACATTGCATCACTACATGTCCAATGAAGCTTGTCAAATGCCCTTTTCAGTCAGTAGGATGTCAATCCACTGTTCCTCAACGTACAATCGAGCAGCACAGGTCGGATAATATCCCTAGCCGCCTGCTTTATATCCTCCAGGTTTCTCACAAGGGAGAATCACTAGAAGCTCTGAAACAAAGGGTACAAGAACTGGAAAAG GTAGCATCTCCCGGACGATTAGCATCAGCGCGTGATGCTAGATCTATGGCGTATGTGGTTAAGGATCTTGAAGCAAAACTTGGGCCTATAAAGGTGCATACAGAGAAGAAAAGTGATGAAGATGTTAAAGATTTGATTGATCTAAGGGAGGAGAAGACAAACATAGAGGCTAAACAAGTAAGGTTTGATGCTGAAAAGGAAGCAATTGGTATTTCTGAGTCATCCCGCACCCCCAATGAATCATTCAACTAG
- the LOC121746204 gene encoding superoxide dismutase [Cu-Zn] 2-like isoform X1 — protein MGGVKAVAVISGADNVKGFVHFIQHSSGTVVEGRISGLRPGLHAFHIHALGDTTNGCNSTGPHFNPLNKHHGSPLDDQRHAGDLGNIVAASDGVADISIIDNQIPLSGEYSILGRAVVVHADPDDLGKGGHELSKTTGNAGARVGCGIIGLQSSV, from the exons ATGGGGGGAGTAAAAGCGGTGGCAGTCATCTCCGGCGCAGATAACGTCAAAGGATTCGTCCACTTCATCCAACACTCTTCCG gTACAGTCGTGGAAGGAAGAATCAGCGGACTCCGTCCGGGCCTCCACGCCTTTCATATCCACGCTCTCGGCGACACCACCAATGGCTGCAATTCTACTG GACCTCATTTCAACCCTTTAAACAAGCATCACGGCTCTCCCTTGGATGATCAGCGCCACGCCGGTGACCTCGGAAACATTGTCGCCGCCTCAGACG gGGTTGCTGACATTTCAATTATTGATAATCAG ATTCCACTAAGTGGAGAGTACTCCATTCTAGGAAGAGCTGTTGTTGTACATGCTGATCCTGATGACCTTGGGAAAG GTGGACATGAACTCAGCAAAACTACCGGAAATGCTGGTGCAAGAGTCGGTTGTG GAATAATTGGGCTCCAGTCATCTGTTTAA
- the LOC121746204 gene encoding superoxide dismutase [Cu-Zn] 2-like isoform X2 codes for MGGVKAVAVISGADNVKGFVHFIQHSSVVEGRISGLRPGLHAFHIHALGDTTNGCNSTGPHFNPLNKHHGSPLDDQRHAGDLGNIVAASDGVADISIIDNQIPLSGEYSILGRAVVVHADPDDLGKGGHELSKTTGNAGARVGCGIIGLQSSV; via the exons ATGGGGGGAGTAAAAGCGGTGGCAGTCATCTCCGGCGCAGATAACGTCAAAGGATTCGTCCACTTCATCCAACACTCTTCCG TCGTGGAAGGAAGAATCAGCGGACTCCGTCCGGGCCTCCACGCCTTTCATATCCACGCTCTCGGCGACACCACCAATGGCTGCAATTCTACTG GACCTCATTTCAACCCTTTAAACAAGCATCACGGCTCTCCCTTGGATGATCAGCGCCACGCCGGTGACCTCGGAAACATTGTCGCCGCCTCAGACG gGGTTGCTGACATTTCAATTATTGATAATCAG ATTCCACTAAGTGGAGAGTACTCCATTCTAGGAAGAGCTGTTGTTGTACATGCTGATCCTGATGACCTTGGGAAAG GTGGACATGAACTCAGCAAAACTACCGGAAATGCTGGTGCAAGAGTCGGTTGTG GAATAATTGGGCTCCAGTCATCTGTTTAA
- the LOC121746203 gene encoding eukaryotic translation initiation factor NCBP-like, whose translation MELVSGKKENDASNNTQTSSDEDRERLILDLKAGLHPLRNKYVFWYTRRTPGVKTQTSYEDNIKKIVDFSTVEAFWVCYCHLARPSTLPSPTDLHLFKDGIRPLWEDSANCNGGKWIIRLKKAVSGRFWEDLVLALVGDQLDYGDNICGAVLSIRFNEDILSVWNRNASDHQAVMALRDSIKRHLKLPHSYVMEYKPHDASLRDNSSYRNTWLRG comes from the exons ATGGAATTGGTTTCggggaaaaaggaaaacgaCGCCAGCAATAACACTCAGACCTCCTCCGACGAAGATAGAGAACGCCTTATCCTCGATCTCAAGGCCGGTCTCCACCCCCTCAGA AATAAATATGTATTTTGGTACACTCGTCGAACTCCTGGAGTCAAAACTCAGACATCATATGAGGATAATATAAAGAAGATTGTGGATTTCAGTACG GTTGAAGCCTTTTGGGTTTGCTATTGTCACCTAGCCCGTCCTTCAACTTTACCAAGCCCAACTGACTTGCATCTATTCAAGGACGGTATTCGTCCGTTATGGGAG GATTCTGCTAACTGCAATGGAGGGAAATGGATTATTCGACTTAAGAAGGCTGTGTCAGGCCGTTTCTGGGAGGACCTG GTTCTAGCGTTGGTAGGAGATCAACTTGATTATGGTGATAATATATGTGGTGCAGTACTGAGTATCCGTTTCAATGAGGATATATTGAGTGTTTGGAACCGCAATGCATCTGATCATCAG GCTGTGATGGCACTAAGGGACTCGATCAAGCGCCATCTGAAGCTTCCCCACAGCTATGTGATGGAATACAAGCCCCATGATGCTTCACTGCGTGACAACTCCTCATATCGAAACACATGGTTGAGAGGATAG